One Desulfonatronum thiodismutans DNA segment encodes these proteins:
- the flgK gene encoding flagellar hook-associated protein FlgK produces MTVGVNSLLNTGKGALLAFQAAIHVTGENIANVNTPGYSRRTVRLEENPSIDYRPGQIGTGVTAKEVIRHYDYFIERQYLDKSSTMHRWDSLHANLRQVELLFNESIGDGLNDVMAKFWADWQNVSLRPDDMASRGQLTSTAQNMTQIINQLERDLGLFQRQMDDFIRQDVNRANELLREIAEINSRITVHDIPGQNNANALLDKRDSMVRELAGLLDIQTQDKGNGEFFVMTTAGHTLVDGQHFFELKFEGAQAFKSLAPTSTSNINFSGTSEREYLVEVLAGGDADDVATYRVSLDGGVTWLKDDNGVQREFTTQLQDSKVTIEGLDIWFDDGVLTAGDKFTIVPKSGLYWYENTSSKMNITPQIHFNGEDNRRRITGGSLTGYFNFRDDYIGNFREKLDSLASTMAWEVNRIHSQGAGLEKFGQVLGTYGVSDQSIPLGSLSSGLFYGDKLQDGSLTIWVFGSGNSGTPHTIDFTAADPSQANFSALDHSLDDVVLALNASLAGTDITASVVDNRLQLISTSGNTFAFGSDSTGLLAALGINTFFDGTDARGLSINQDVFNNLSLINVGHVNGAGEINTGDNETAKAIAALQYEKVNFRTTFQGKTSQTLQSFYGSLVGDIGAATSNASFNYSFNKALSDDLRNRQEEISGVNLDEEMSSLIKFQHSYSAAAKLISTADQMFQTILAMK; encoded by the coding sequence ATGACCGTCGGCGTCAACTCACTCCTGAACACCGGCAAGGGCGCACTCCTGGCCTTCCAGGCCGCCATTCACGTCACCGGCGAGAACATCGCCAACGTGAATACTCCGGGTTACAGTCGGCGTACCGTCCGTCTGGAGGAAAACCCGAGCATCGATTATCGCCCAGGGCAAATCGGAACGGGCGTGACCGCCAAGGAAGTCATCCGCCATTACGACTATTTCATTGAGCGCCAGTACCTGGACAAGTCCTCCACCATGCACCGCTGGGATTCCCTGCACGCGAACCTGCGTCAGGTGGAGTTGTTGTTCAACGAGTCCATCGGCGACGGCCTTAACGACGTGATGGCCAAGTTCTGGGCGGACTGGCAGAACGTCTCCCTGCGCCCGGACGACATGGCCTCTCGCGGCCAGCTCACCAGCACGGCCCAAAACATGACTCAGATAATCAACCAGTTGGAACGCGACCTGGGGCTATTCCAGCGCCAGATGGATGACTTCATCCGGCAGGACGTGAACCGGGCCAATGAATTGCTCCGGGAAATCGCCGAAATCAACAGCAGGATCACGGTCCACGACATCCCTGGCCAGAACAACGCCAACGCCCTCCTGGACAAACGCGACTCCATGGTCCGCGAACTCGCCGGCCTCCTGGACATCCAGACCCAGGACAAGGGCAACGGCGAATTCTTCGTCATGACCACGGCGGGCCATACGTTGGTGGACGGGCAGCATTTCTTTGAGTTGAAGTTTGAGGGGGCGCAAGCATTCAAATCTCTTGCCCCAACCTCAACGAGTAATATTAATTTTTCTGGTACTTCAGAACGTGAATACCTTGTTGAAGTACTGGCTGGCGGTGATGCTGATGATGTGGCCACTTATAGGGTCTCGCTAGATGGTGGTGTCACTTGGCTCAAGGATGACAATGGAGTTCAACGCGAGTTCACTACCCAGTTGCAAGATAGCAAGGTGACGATCGAAGGCCTTGATATCTGGTTTGATGACGGAGTGTTAACAGCGGGAGACAAGTTTACAATCGTGCCCAAAAGCGGACTGTATTGGTACGAAAATACGTCTTCAAAAATGAACATCACTCCCCAGATCCATTTTAACGGGGAGGACAACCGCCGAAGGATCACCGGCGGCTCTCTGACCGGCTATTTCAACTTCCGAGACGACTATATCGGCAACTTCCGGGAAAAACTGGACTCGCTCGCTTCAACCATGGCCTGGGAAGTGAACCGGATACACAGCCAAGGGGCTGGGCTGGAAAAATTCGGGCAGGTGCTGGGGACGTATGGGGTTTCGGATCAATCAATACCTTTGGGCAGCTTGTCTTCCGGTTTGTTCTATGGGGATAAGTTGCAAGACGGAAGCTTGACGATTTGGGTATTTGGTTCCGGAAACTCAGGCACTCCCCATACAATTGACTTTACAGCCGCCGATCCAAGCCAAGCGAATTTTAGTGCTCTCGATCATAGCCTTGATGATGTTGTTTTGGCCCTCAACGCTAGTTTAGCAGGAACTGATATAACCGCATCCGTTGTCGACAATCGACTGCAACTGATTTCAACATCCGGCAATACTTTCGCCTTCGGCTCCGACTCCACCGGCCTCCTGGCGGCCCTGGGCATCAACACGTTCTTTGACGGCACGGACGCGCGCGGCCTCAGTATAAACCAGGATGTTTTCAACAATCTTTCGCTGATCAATGTCGGGCACGTCAATGGTGCCGGGGAAATCAACACCGGAGACAATGAAACGGCCAAGGCCATCGCGGCCCTTCAGTACGAAAAAGTCAATTTCAGAACGACCTTCCAGGGAAAAACCTCGCAAACCCTGCAAAGTTTTTACGGTTCCCTGGTCGGCGACATCGGGGCGGCCACGAGCAACGCCAGTTTCAACTATAGCTTCAACAAGGCCCTGTCCGACGATCTGCGAAACCGCCAGGAAGAAATTTCCGGCGTAAACCTGGACGAAGAAATGAGCAGCCTGATCAAATTTCAGCATTCCTATAGCGCCGCTGCCAAGCTCATCTCCACGGCGGACCAGATGTTTCAGACCATCTTAGCCATGAAGTAG
- a CDS encoding flagellar protein FlgN, with translation MSRAILQNLHRQKQALFLLSHLLDEEFQHLSKSDPQSVASVEFSIQELLRQISEERRDLKDTIRKIDPALPGIRDLPLILDESIRDQVRDTLRQIDVQEQDCARKAAQNAVITRGLMDQNQALLDYLTNEIRPKNGHTYSQRGRWLHPGDTGALLKGRL, from the coding sequence ATGTCCCGAGCCATACTGCAAAATCTGCATCGTCAAAAACAGGCGCTCTTTCTCCTGTCCCACCTCCTGGACGAGGAGTTTCAGCACCTGAGCAAGAGCGACCCCCAGTCCGTGGCTTCAGTGGAATTTTCCATTCAGGAATTGTTGCGCCAGATCAGCGAGGAACGTCGGGACCTCAAGGACACCATCCGCAAAATCGACCCCGCCCTTCCGGGCATTCGCGACCTGCCGCTGATTCTGGATGAGTCCATCCGAGATCAGGTTCGTGATACCCTCCGCCAAATCGACGTTCAGGAACAGGACTGCGCCAGAAAAGCCGCCCAAAACGCCGTGATCACCCGCGGCCTGATGGACCAGAACCAAGCCCTCCTGGATTACCTGACCAACGAAATCCGGCCCAAAAACGGGCATACCTACTCCCAACGCGGCAGATGGCTGCATCCCGGCGACACGGGCGCCCTGCTCAAGGGCAGACTGTAG